In Camelina sativa cultivar DH55 chromosome 16, Cs, whole genome shotgun sequence, a single window of DNA contains:
- the LOC104752082 gene encoding protein CUP-SHAPED COTYLEDON 3-like yields the protein MEQGDHQQQKKEEEALPPGFRFHPTDEELISYYLVNKIADQNFTGKAIADVDLNKSEPWELPEKAKMGGKEWYFFSLRDRKYPTGVRTNRATNTGYWKTTGKDKEIFNSTTSELVGMKKTLVFYRGRAPRGEKTSWVMHEYRLHSKSSYRTSKQDEWVVCRVFKKTEATKKYISNSSSSTSHNHNHARASLLSTNNNNPNYSSDLLQLPPHLQPHPSLNINQSIMANAVHLAELSRVFRASTSTTMDSAHHQQLMNYNVHMPVSGLNLNLGGALVQPPPVVSLEDVASVSASFNGENGFGNVEMSQCMDLDGYWPSY from the exons ATGGAACAAGGAGATCACCAACagcagaagaaagaagaagaagctttgccGCCAGGTTTCAGATTTCATCCAACGGATGAGGAGCTAATATCTTATTACTTGGTTAATAAGATCGCCGATCAAAACTTCACCGGCAAAGCAATCGCCGACGTTGATCTCAACAAGTCCGAACCGTGGGAGCTTCCTG AGAAGGCCAAAATGGGAGGAAAAGAATGGTACTTTTTCAGTCTACGGGACCGGAAGTACCCGACGGGGGTGAGGACAAATAGGGCGACGAATACAGGATATTGGAAAACCAccggaaaagacaaagagatATTCAATAGCACAACATCGGAGTTGGTCGGAATGAAGAAGACTTTGGTCTTCTACAGAGGAAGAGCTCCTCGTGGGGAGAAGACTAGTTGGGTCATGCATGAATATCGACTTCACTCTAAGTCTTCCTACAGAACCTCCAAG CAAGACGAGTGGGTAGTGTGTAGAGTATTCAAGAAAACAGAAGCAACCAAGAAATACATAAGCAACAGTAGCAGCAGCACAAGTCATAACCACAACCACGCAAGAGCCTCATTACTatcaaccaacaacaacaaccctaaTTACTCATCAGACCTCCTTCAACTCCCACCGCATCTACAACCACACCCAAGCCTCAATATTAACCAGTCCATCATGGCTAACGCGGTTCACCTAGCCGAGCTCTCTAGGGTCTTCCGTGCCTCCACAAGCACTACCATGGACTCTGCTCATCATCAGCAGCTAATGAACTACAACGTCCACATGCCTGTCTCAGGGCTCAATCTCAACCTTGGCGGTGCACTGGTCCAGCCGCCTCCTGTTGTGTCACTCGAGGATGTCGCCTCGGTTAGTGCTTCGTTCAACGGCGAAAACGGGTTTGGAAATGTGGAGATGAGCCAGTGCATGGACTTGGATGGATACTGGCCATCTTATTAA
- the LOC104752079 gene encoding AIG2-like protein A (The sequence of the model RefSeq protein was modified relative to this genomic sequence to represent the inferred CDS: added 9 bases not found in genome assembly), with protein MSGTTTVAMHSVFVYGSLMADDVVRLLLNRIPQTSSAILPDFHRFSIKGRVYPAILPAKADTVSGRVLFGITDHELYVLDEFEDTEYERQNVQVLLTDSSEKLQTQTYIWANKDDPDLYGTWDFEEWKQLHMEGFLKMTKDFAQELNLPESEA; from the exons ACTACTACAGTGGCAATGCACAGTGTCTTCGTCTACGGTAGTCTCATGGCCGACGACGTTGTTCGTCTCCTCCTCAACCGTATCCCTCAAACATCCTCCGCGATCCTCCCTGATTT CCATAGATTCAGCATCAAAGGACGTGTTTATCCGGCGATTCTACCAGCTAAAGCCGATACAGTCTCTGGCAGG GTGTTATTTGGAATCACAGATCATGAACTTTATGTTTTAGATGAGTTTGAGGATACTGAGTATGAAAGACAGAACGTTCAAGTTTTGTTAACT GATAGTTCTGAGAAACTGCAGACACAAACTTACATATGGGCTAATAAAGATGATCCTGACCTCTACGGTACTTGGGATTTCGAG GAATGGAAGCAACTTCACATGGAAGGTTTCTTGAAGATGACTAAAGATTTTGCTCAAGAGTTGAATTTACCTGAATCTGAGGCATGA
- the LOC104752081 gene encoding auxin-responsive protein SAUR32-like, whose product MEDKKSNKIREIVKLQQILKKWRKQAIASKAAKSNTTEENNNNGGGSKSIKFLKRTLSFTDVTAVPKGYLAVSVGLEKKRYTIPTEYLSHQAFYVLLREAEEEFGFQQAGLLRIPCEVSVFESILKIMEEKNEGYLVKTTTAKQECKFNAAADDKTSYRHPSDCPRTPSHQPHNIPMCR is encoded by the coding sequence ATGGAAGACAAGAAGTCCAACAAGATCAGAGAGATCGTTAAGCTTCAACAGATTCTCAAGAAATGGCGAAAACAAGCGATTGCATCAAAGGCAGCCAAGAGCAACACCACCGAAGAGAACAATAACAATGGCGGAGGTAGCAAGAGCATCAAGTTTCTGAAGAGGACACTGTCATTTACAGATGTAACAGCCGTGCCGAAAGGGTATCTAGCTGTCTCGGTCGGGTTAGAGAAGAAGAGGTACACAATACCAACAGAGTACCTTAGCCACCAAGCTTTCTATGTTCTTTTACGTGAGGCAGAAGAAGAGTTTGGGTTTCAACAAGCCGGTCTCTTGAGGATTCCTTGTGAAGTTTCTGTTTTCGAGAGCATATTGAAGATAATGGAGGAGAAGAACGAAGGGTACCTGGTGAAGACAACAACGGCTAAGCAGGAGTGCAAGTTCAATGCAGCGGCAGATGACAAGACGAGTTACCGGCATCCATCGGATTGTCCGAGGACTCCTTCACACCAACCTCACAACATCCCAATGTGCAGATAG
- the LOC109124521 gene encoding apolipoprotein A-IV-like, with protein sequence MAAAKLVALLLFLALVFNFTTCVVFADAGIDGGEEPKLRSDGGEIELDQLNSKIRALESQIDEKTRELKGREELVADREKLLQERQAKVASLETEVSSLKKKGSSDSVELLSKAQARAAELEKQVEVLKNFLEQKNKEKESTEARSSAAEKKLNELNSRLEKFHKTNEEQKNKIRKLERALKLSEEEMVRTKNEATTKAKELMEVHGAWLPPWLVVHWAKFQTVAGTHWDAHGKPVLEKVTHKVTQAKNQAEKWAKPHMANVKTKYIPAMKETVKTHVEPHVQTLSTKAKEAYHASKSAVTPHIVKFQEHVDPYYQEAKKFSKPYVDQVATATKPHVDKVRATMKPYTKKVVHIYKESLKSASTYHHQLQANVERKLKSHELMEPFATKEFIWFTASALLALPIFIVYKFLCSLFCTKTKKPIRQPHHHTRRKAKRGHSDK encoded by the exons ATGGCGGCCGCGAAACTCGtggctttgttactatttctcgCCTTGGTTTTCAATTTCACCACTTGTGTCGTCTTCGCCGACGCTGGAATCGACGGCGGTGAAGAACCGAAACTCCGATCCGACGGCGGTGAAATCGAATTGGATCAACTTAATTCTAAAATCCGTGCCCTAG AATCTCAAATTGATGAGAAAACAAGAGAACTTAAAGGGAGAGAAGAGTTAGTAGCAGACAGGGAGAAGCTTCTTCAAGAGAGACAAGCCAAAGTTGCTTCTCTGGAGACTGAGGTTTCTTCACTAAAG AAAAAAGGTTCATCAGATTCTGTGGAATTGTTGAGTAAAGCACAAGCACGAGCTGCTGAGTTAGAGAAGCAG GTTGAGGTACTCAAGAACTTTCTAGAGCAAAAAAACAAGGAGAAAGAATCCACAGAAGCACGGAGTAGTGCAGCTGAGAAAAAGCTAAATGAATTGAACTCGAGACTTGAGAAA TTTCACAAGACAAATGAAGAGCAGAAGAACAAAATACGAAAACTTGAGCGTGCTCTTAAACTCTCCGAG GAAGAGATGGTGCGGACAAAGAATGAAGCAACCACAAAGGCTAAGGAACTGATGGAGGTTCATGGCGCGTGGCTTCCCCCTTGGCTTGTTGTACACTGGGCTAAATTTCAG ACTGTTGCTGGGACACATTGGGACGCCCACGGAAAACCAGTTTTGGAAAAAGTAACTCATAAG GTGACACAAGCCAAAAATCAAGCTGAAAAATGGGCTAAACCGCACATGGCTAATGTTAAAACT AAATATATTCCGGCAATGAAAGAGACTGTTAAAACACATGTTGAGCCACACGTGCAAACACTATCTACCAAAGCGAAAGAGGCTTACCATGCTTCCAAGAGTGCAGTTACTCCACATATTGTTAAGTTTCAAGAACATGTAGATCCCTATTACCAG GAGGCTAAAAAATTTAGCAAGCCATACGTTGATCAAGTAGCCACGGCCACAAAACCACATGTTGATAAGGTGAGAGCTACCATGAAACCTTACACAAAGAAGGTTGTTCACATCTACAAAGAGTCCCTAAAATCTGCCTCAACGTATCACCATCAG CTTCAAGCCAATGTCGAAAGAAAATTGAAGAGCCATGAGCTGATGGAACCTTTTGCCACGAAAGAGTTCATTTGGTTTACA GCGTCTGCTTTGTTGGCGTTACCCATCTTCATAGTGTACAAATTTCTCTGTTCGCTCTTCTG CACAAAGACAAAGAAGCCTATCCGACAGCCTCATCACCATACTCGCCGTAAGGCCAAAAGGGGTCATTCTGACAAGTGA
- the LOC104752080 gene encoding uncharacterized protein LOC104752080, producing MATWITFHPPNSSYLRLMPSPSSSSSSPSPSPASSTSRRSNCCLFKPPRCVPLQQQLDPQLVEQGDFDGAVILCEDCNGKGWLLCDFCKGQKTNVKSENNRIYRRCPTCKAVGFVLCGKCKVFKCVTFPNSEDGDELMF from the exons atggcGACTTGGATAACGTTTCATCCTCCGAATTCATCTTATTTACGCCTCAtgccatcaccatcatcatcgtcatcatcaccatcaccgtCTCCGGCTTCATCCACGTCGCGTCGAAGTAACTGTTGTCTCTTTAAGCCACCTCGATGCGTTCCACTACAGCAACAACTAGATCCCCAGCTCGTCGAGCAG GGCGATTTCGATGGAGCTGTGATATTGTGTGAGGATTGTAACGGGAAAGGATGGTTGCTTTGTGATTTCTGTAAAGGTCAGAAAACAAATGTGAAATCTGAGAACAATCGAATCTATCGACGATGCCCAACTTGTAAAGCT GTTGGATTTGTGTTGTGTGGAAAGTGTAAAGTGTTCAAGTGTGTCACATTTCCTAATTCAGAAGACGGCGATGAACTTATGTTCTAA
- the LOC104753958 gene encoding FHA domain-containing protein DDL-like, whose product MSNRTHHPEADEALAKKNKEEPCFELSGKLAEETTRYKGITLLFNEPPDARKPNDRWRLYVFKDGEPLNEPLCIHHQSCYLFGRERKIADIPTDHPSCSKQHAVIQYREVEKEKPYGMMGKKQVRPYIMDLGSTNKTYINGSPIEPQRYYELFEKDTIKFGNSSREYVLLHESSTE is encoded by the coding sequence ATGTCCAACCGAACCCACCACCCGGAAGCTGACGAGGCTTTGGCAAAGAAGAATAAGGAAGAGCCATGTTTCGAGCTATCAGGGAAACTTGCTGAAGAAACCACTAGATACAAAGGCATTACACTTCTCTTTAATGAGCCACCGGATGCTAGAAAACCCAATGACAGATGGAGACTTTATGTTTTTAAGGATGGTGAACCACTGAATGAGCCACTTTGCATCCATCACCAAAGCTGTTATCTATTTGGACGTGAGAGAAAGATCGCCGACATTCCTACTGATCATCCGTCCTGCAGCAAACAACACGCTGTTATTCAGTATCGGGAGGTGGAAAAAGAGAAACCATATGGTATGATGGGTAAGAAGCAAGTGCGGCCTTACATTATGGATCTTGGTAGTACCAATAAGACTTACATCAATGGAAGTCCGATTGAGCCGCAACGGTACTATGAGCTTTTTGAGAAAGATACCATAAAATTTGGCAACAGCAGCCGAGAGTACGTATTGTTGCACGAGAGTTCTACTGAGTGA
- the LOC104752077 gene encoding mechanosensitive ion channel protein 9-like has protein sequence MAERRSSNIEEVVINVSEKEDASASSSSKVAATTDSDTRTRKPKPLSISANEGLAPRRSLSRSSYSKPNSRFGKQESFQFDKTILEENGGTPRDHSFSRTFSKNNCVDAAELSKVDEEEVDENDEIYEKVMLYRVKRGGMKPLALLELAVFVAILCTLVVSLTVNKVNKHCILGLQVWKWCVFVMVTLSGMFVTNWLMHLAVFIIERNYLLRKKVLYFVHGLKKNVQVFIWFSLILVAWVILFEEDHKHSRKTKKFLDLINWTIVSLLIGSILFLLKTLALKVLASKFNVRNFFERIQESIFHQYVLQSLSGPPLIEEAERVGREPSTGHLSFTSTEDGTVREKKVLDMGKVHRMKQEKVSALTMRVLIEAVGSSGLSTISNTLDECNNKRKKTDKEITNEMEAVAASYDIFNNVARPNHNYIEEDDMLRFMIKEEVELVLPLIEGAEAGKITRKAFTEWVIKVYTSRKALGHSLDDTKTAVKQVDKLIIGILTVATFIIWLILLDIATTKFLVVFSTQFVGLAFMIGSTCKNIFESFVFVFVMHPYDVGDRCVVDGVMLLVEEIHLLTTVFLKIDNEKVFYPNAVLISKPISNFYRSPDMGDYVELSIAFSTPAAKIATLKEKITEYLVQNPHYWYPEAMLMVRAIENVNKLKMNLLFQHTMNFQKFAVKSLRRTELIIAVKQILEALEIDYSLLPQDVHLTGHK, from the exons ATGGCAGAGAGGAGAAGTAGCAACATAGAAGAAGTTGTTATCAATGTTTCAGAGAAAGAGGATGCAtcagcatcttcttcttccaaggTAGCTGCTACAACAGATTCAGATACAAGGACTAGGAAACCAAAGCCGTTAAGCATTTCTGCCAATGAAGGTCTAGCTCCAAGGAGATCTCTTTCGAGGTCAAGTTACTCCAAGCCTAATTCAAGGTTTGGGAAACAAGAGTCTTTTCAATTCGATAAGACTATACTAGAGGAAAATGGTGGAACCCCTAGGGACCATTCATTCTCAAGGACTTTCAGCAAGAATAATTGTGTGGACGCAGCAGAACTGAGTAAAGTTGATGAGGAGGAAGTCGATGAAAACGATGAAATCTACGAAAAGGTTATGCTATACCGAGTGAAGCGTGGTGGAATGAAACCTCTGGCTCTTCTTGAATTGGCAGTGTTCGTGGCCATATTATGCACTTTGGTTGTTAGCTTAACCGTTAATAAGGTGAACAAGCATTGCATTTTGGGTTTACAAGTCTGGAAATGGTGTGTATTTGTGATGGTGACGCTGAGCGGCATGTTCGTGACAAATTGGTTAATGCATTTAGCGGTGTTCATTATAGAAAGGAACTACCTCTTACGGAAGAAAGTGTTGTACTTTGTGCATGGTTTGAAGAAGAACGTTCAAGTCTTCATTTGGTTCAGCCTGATTCTGGTTGCTTGggttattttgtttgaagaaGACCATAAACACTCTCGTAAGACCAAGAAGTTTCTCGACCTTATTAATTGGACTATTGTTTCCCTTCTCATTGGATCAATTCTTTTCTTGTTGAAGACGTTAGCCTTGAAAGTGCTTGCTTCAAAGTTCAACGTCAGAAACTTCTTTGAGAGAATTCAAGAGTCAATCTTTCACCAGTACGTTCTCCAGAGCCTCTCGGGACCTCCACTTATAGAAGAGGCAGAGAGAGTTGGGCGCGAGCCAAGCACGGGCCACCTTAGCTTCACGAGCACCGAGGATGGAAcggtgagagagaagaaagtgCTTGATATGGGGAAGGTTCACAGGATGAAACAAGAGAAGGTCTCTGCTTTGACAATGCGAGTTTTGATTGAAGCCGTGGGATCTTCGGGTCTCTCAACGATATCTAACACTTTAGATGAGTGTAataataagagaaagaaaactgATAAAGAAATAACTAATGAGATGGAGGCTGTGGCTGCTTCTTATGATATTTTCAACAATGTTGCTCGGCCGAACCACAA TTACATAGAGGAAGATGACATGTTGAGGTTCATGATAAAGGAAGAGGTAGAGCTTGTTCTTCCTTTGATTGAAGGCGCCGAGGCCGGAAAAATCACACGCAAAGCTTTTACAGAATGGGTG atTAAAGTTTACACTAGTCGGAAAGCTCTAGGACATTCATTGGACGACACAAAAACAGCGGTTAAGCAGGTTGACAAACTTATAATTGGAATCTTGACCGTTGCCACCTTCATCATTTGGTTGATACTTCTTGATATAGCAACAACGAAGTTTTTGGTGGTCTTCTCCACACAATTCGTGGGTCTTGCTTTCATGATTGGAAGTACTTGCAAGAATATCTTTGAAtcctttgtgtttgtgtttgtgatgcaccCTTACGATGTTGGTGACCGTTGCGTTGTTGACGGTGTTATG ttgcTGGTTGAAGAAATACATCTTTTAACAACCGTGTTCCTCAAGATTGACAATGAGAAAGTGTTCTATCCAAATGCGGTTTTAATATCGAAACCAATAAGTAATTTCTACAGAAGTCCAGATATGGGAGACTATGTAGAGTTATCCATCGCATTCTCAACACCAGCCGCGAAAATCGCCACTCTCAAGGAAAAAATCACAGA ATACTTGGTACAGAACCCACATTATTGGTATCCAGAAGCCATGTTGATGGTGAGAGCGATTGAGAATGTGAACAAACTGAAAATGAATCTGCTCTTCCAGCACACGATGAACTTCCAGAAGTTTGCAGTGAAGAGTCTCAGGAGAACCGAGCTGATCATCGCGGTCAAGCAAATACTCGAGGCTCTTGAGATCGATTACTCCCTCCTTCCTCAAGATGTTCATCTCACCGGGCACAAGTGA